One window of the Pseudomonas sp. S04 genome contains the following:
- the fabF gene encoding beta-ketoacyl-ACP synthase II → MSKRIVVTGMGALTPLGCGVEPVWQRLLAGESGIRRLPESLIGDLSISIGGQVPDRTQDPEAGFDPDQLLAAKEQRKMDRFILFALAAAHEALAQAGWAPQTAEQQERTATIIASGVGGFPAIAEAVRTTDSKGPRRLSPFTIPSFLSNMAAGHISIQHGFKGPLGAPVTACAAGVQAIGDAARMIRAGEVDIAICGGAEAAIHRVSLAGFAAARALSSDHNETPEQASRPFDTARDGFVMGEGAGLLVIEELEHALARGAKPIAELVGYGTSADAYHMTAGPEDGDGARRAMQQALRQAGIQASQVQHLNAHATSTPVGDKGELAAIKTVFGTHSGLAISATKSATGHLLGAAGGIEAIFAILALRDQVAPATLNLQTPDSAAEGLDLIQGEARHMPMEYALSNGFGFGGVNASVLFRRWV, encoded by the coding sequence TTCGTCGACTCCCGGAATCGCTGATTGGTGACCTGTCGATCAGCATCGGCGGCCAGGTTCCCGACCGGACGCAGGACCCTGAAGCCGGCTTCGACCCCGACCAACTGCTGGCGGCAAAAGAACAGCGCAAAATGGATCGCTTCATTCTGTTTGCCCTGGCCGCCGCCCATGAAGCCCTGGCACAAGCCGGTTGGGCGCCACAGACCGCGGAGCAACAGGAGCGCACGGCAACTATCATCGCCTCGGGCGTGGGTGGCTTTCCGGCGATCGCCGAGGCCGTACGCACCACGGATAGCAAGGGGCCGCGACGCCTGTCTCCATTCACCATCCCTTCCTTCCTTAGCAACATGGCCGCCGGCCACATCTCCATTCAACATGGGTTCAAGGGACCGCTGGGCGCCCCGGTAACGGCGTGCGCCGCTGGGGTTCAAGCCATTGGCGACGCCGCACGCATGATCCGCGCAGGCGAAGTGGACATTGCCATTTGTGGCGGGGCCGAAGCGGCCATTCACCGGGTCAGCCTGGCCGGCTTTGCTGCGGCACGAGCGCTATCAAGCGATCACAACGAAACACCTGAACAGGCCTCTCGCCCCTTCGATACGGCGCGCGACGGTTTTGTCATGGGCGAAGGCGCCGGCCTGCTGGTGATCGAAGAACTGGAACACGCCCTGGCTCGTGGCGCCAAGCCAATCGCCGAACTGGTGGGCTACGGCACCAGCGCCGATGCCTACCACATGACCGCCGGCCCGGAAGACGGAGACGGCGCACGCCGAGCCATGCAGCAAGCCCTGCGCCAGGCCGGCATACAAGCCTCCCAGGTCCAGCACTTGAACGCCCACGCTACCTCGACGCCGGTCGGCGACAAAGGAGAATTGGCGGCGATCAAGACGGTGTTCGGCACCCACAGCGGCCTGGCGATCAGCGCCACCAAATCCGCCACTGGCCACCTACTGGGGGCTGCAGGTGGCATCGAAGCGATCTTCGCCATCCTGGCCCTGCGTGACCAGGTCGCCCCGGCAACTCTTAACCTACAAACTCCGGATAGCGCAGCCGAGGGCCTTGACCTGATTCAGGGCGAAGCCCGGCACATGCCAATGGAATATGCACTGTCCAATGGCTTCGGGTTTGGCGGGGTGAATGCCAGCGTACTGTTTCGGCGCTGGGTTTAA
- the galU gene encoding UTP--glucose-1-phosphate uridylyltransferase GalU: MIKKCLFPAAGYGTRFLPATKAMPKEMLPVVNKPLIQYGVEEALDAGLTEISIVTGRGKRALEDHFDISYELENQIKGTDKEKYLVGIRKLLDECSFSYTRQTEMKGLGHAILTGRPLIGDEPFAVVLADDLCVNLEGDGVLTQMVKLYKQYRCTIVAIQEVDPQETHKYGVIAGDLIGDDLYRVRNMVEKPKPEDAPSNLAIIGRYILTPDIFKLIEDTEPGKGGEIQITDALMKQALDGCVIAYKFKGTRFDCGGAEGYIEATNFCFEHFYKTGKAY, from the coding sequence ATGATCAAAAAATGCTTGTTCCCAGCAGCCGGTTACGGCACTCGTTTCCTGCCAGCGACCAAGGCCATGCCTAAAGAAATGCTGCCGGTGGTGAATAAGCCACTGATTCAGTACGGCGTCGAGGAAGCCTTGGACGCTGGCCTGACTGAAATCTCCATCGTTACCGGTCGCGGCAAACGCGCCCTGGAAGACCACTTCGACATCAGCTACGAGCTGGAAAATCAGATCAAGGGCACCGACAAAGAGAAATACCTTGTCGGTATCCGTAAACTGCTCGACGAGTGTTCGTTCTCCTATACCCGTCAGACCGAAATGAAGGGCCTGGGCCACGCGATCCTGACCGGTCGTCCGTTGATCGGCGACGAACCCTTCGCCGTAGTGCTGGCGGACGATTTGTGCGTCAACCTGGAAGGCGACGGCGTCCTGACCCAGATGGTCAAGCTGTACAAGCAGTACCGCTGCACCATCGTCGCGATCCAGGAAGTCGACCCGCAGGAAACCCACAAGTACGGGGTGATCGCCGGTGACCTGATCGGTGACGACCTATACCGCGTGCGCAACATGGTGGAAAAACCAAAACCTGAAGATGCGCCGTCCAACCTGGCCATCATCGGTCGTTACATTCTGACCCCGGACATCTTCAAGCTGATTGAAGACACTGAGCCAGGCAAGGGTGGCGAGATCCAGATCACCGACGCGCTGATGAAGCAGGCGCTAGACGGTTGCGTGATTGCCTACAAGTTCAAGGGCACCCGGTTTGACTGCGGTGGCGCCGAAGGCTACATCGAAGCCACCAACTTCTGCTTCGAGCACTTCTACAAGACGGGCAAGGCTTACTGA
- a CDS encoding integrase core domain-containing protein produces MPWKELKPMDLKVMFIAAYLSEEHSFSQLCQDYQISRKTGYNWVERYQLEGPSGLDERSRRRHNQTYVVPLVVRQAIIEFRSTGETVPGPKKIQNDLMKRFPGQDPPSKTTIYNILKAADLITSRPLRQRVAVYPKPLRKAESPNQLFSADYKGQFLTGAGVWCYPLTIMDHASRFVLACESMANTNLKETQQTFERVFREYGMPERIRTDNGVPFASTGRAGLSQLSIWWLRLGIIPERIEPGRPDQNGRHERMHRTLKSTFPKPPAIAWEAQQKHFDRFMQHYNHERGHEALGQKTPASCYTLSPRAYPEKLPEMGYASHVECYLADGSGIINRDGLRIYVGNLLRHQTIGMEMIKDGVWNVIFGPVILGHVNARDAKNGYVSIKVSPM; encoded by the coding sequence ATGCCCTGGAAAGAGCTGAAACCTATGGACCTCAAAGTGATGTTCATCGCGGCGTATCTGTCTGAAGAGCACAGCTTTAGCCAGCTATGTCAGGACTATCAGATCAGCCGAAAGACTGGCTATAATTGGGTCGAACGCTATCAGCTAGAGGGGCCCAGTGGGCTCGATGAGCGCAGTCGGCGTCGGCACAACCAGACCTATGTGGTGCCGCTGGTTGTGAGGCAGGCAATCATTGAGTTTCGCTCTACTGGCGAAACGGTTCCGGGTCCTAAAAAGATTCAGAACGATCTGATGAAACGCTTTCCCGGGCAGGATCCGCCTTCGAAAACGACCATCTACAACATCCTTAAGGCAGCGGACCTGATCACGTCTCGACCGTTACGCCAGCGTGTCGCTGTCTATCCCAAGCCTTTGCGTAAGGCAGAATCGCCTAATCAACTCTTCAGCGCAGATTACAAAGGCCAATTTCTCACCGGAGCGGGTGTCTGGTGTTATCCGCTGACGATCATGGACCATGCCAGTCGTTTCGTGCTTGCCTGCGAGAGCATGGCTAACACCAATCTCAAGGAGACCCAGCAAACCTTCGAGCGCGTCTTTCGGGAGTATGGGATGCCTGAGCGCATTCGAACCGATAATGGCGTGCCGTTTGCGAGCACGGGGCGTGCGGGGTTGTCGCAGTTATCGATCTGGTGGCTACGCCTTGGGATTATTCCTGAGCGAATTGAGCCCGGTCGACCAGATCAAAATGGACGTCATGAGCGTATGCACCGGACATTGAAGAGTACGTTTCCCAAACCGCCGGCCATTGCCTGGGAGGCTCAGCAAAAACACTTTGATCGATTTATGCAGCACTACAATCACGAACGGGGACATGAGGCACTCGGCCAGAAAACCCCGGCGTCCTGCTATACCCTCTCACCCCGAGCTTACCCGGAGAAACTACCGGAAATGGGATATGCGAGCCATGTTGAGTGTTACCTGGCCGATGGTAGCGGAATCATTAATCGAGATGGTCTGCGGATATATGTGGGGAACCTGCTCAGGCATCAAACCATTGGAATGGAGATGATCAAAGACGGGGTATGGAATGTTATCTTCGGTCCGGTGATCCTAGGTCACGTCAATGCCCGGGACGCAAAAAACGGCTATGTTTCAATCAAAGTGTCACCTATGTGA
- a CDS encoding ISL3 family transposase produces MNTFLPFWEGFSVVTIKPDGDALQIDLIPHATRFPSCSGCQKPCSTTHEYCERTVRDLPILGRAVRLSVLLRRVGCRDCGKRMEAVSWLDRYARMTRRLAEAVIQACERLPTLHVAQLFGLHWDTVRLLERRALQAALSVLPKAQPRRLVMDEFALFKGHRYASVVLDADTRRVLWIGEGRSRAAIRPFFEELGPEGCARIEAVAMDMNTAFDLEVRQHCPNARVVYDLFHVVAKYGREVIDRVRVDEANRLRHDKPARKVIKQARWLLLRNPQNLKTPEQQVRLEDLLAANQALMTVYLMKAELKTLWTPSTAWDWRSAWKQWLRHAHESEIPALIQFAKRLKGYWRGIVSRVRWPMHTGQLEGINNRIKVIKRMAYGYRDSEFFFMKIKSVFPGNP; encoded by the coding sequence ATTAATACTTTCCTTCCTTTTTGGGAGGGCTTTTCTGTCGTCACCATCAAGCCTGATGGCGACGCGCTTCAGATCGACCTGATTCCCCACGCCACCCGGTTCCCTTCCTGTAGCGGCTGCCAAAAACCCTGTTCAACCACGCATGAGTATTGCGAGCGGACCGTCCGCGATTTACCGATTCTCGGCCGTGCGGTGCGCCTCAGCGTGTTGCTCAGGCGTGTTGGCTGTCGTGACTGCGGTAAACGTATGGAGGCCGTCAGTTGGCTGGACCGCTATGCCCGCATGACGCGGCGTCTGGCCGAGGCGGTCATTCAAGCCTGCGAGCGCCTTCCCACACTGCACGTGGCTCAACTGTTTGGGCTGCACTGGGACACCGTTCGGTTGCTGGAGCGTCGAGCCTTGCAAGCGGCGTTGAGCGTTTTGCCAAAGGCGCAACCGCGACGTCTGGTGATGGACGAGTTCGCCCTGTTCAAAGGTCATCGTTACGCCAGCGTGGTGCTGGATGCGGATACACGACGAGTGCTGTGGATCGGTGAAGGTCGCAGCCGAGCAGCGATCAGGCCTTTCTTCGAAGAACTGGGGCCAGAGGGTTGTGCTCGAATCGAAGCGGTGGCGATGGACATGAACACCGCTTTTGACCTGGAGGTTCGTCAGCACTGTCCCAACGCGCGAGTGGTCTACGACCTCTTCCATGTGGTGGCCAAATATGGCCGAGAGGTGATTGATCGGGTCCGCGTCGACGAGGCTAACCGGTTGCGTCACGACAAGCCTGCCCGCAAGGTCATCAAGCAGGCGCGATGGCTGTTGCTGCGCAATCCGCAGAACTTGAAAACGCCGGAACAACAGGTCCGCCTGGAGGATCTACTGGCGGCCAACCAAGCGTTGATGACGGTCTACTTGATGAAGGCTGAACTCAAAACACTCTGGACCCCGAGTACTGCCTGGGATTGGCGATCGGCCTGGAAGCAATGGCTGCGCCATGCGCACGAAAGCGAAATACCAGCTCTGATCCAGTTCGCCAAACGGCTAAAGGGTTACTGGCGGGGCATCGTCAGCCGGGTTCGCTGGCCGATGCACACCGGTCAGTTGGAAGGAATAAACAATCGAATAAAGGTCATCAAGCGGATGGCGTACGGTTACCGGGACAGCGAATTCTTTTTCATGAAGATCAAGAGCGTCTTTCCCGGTAATCCGTGA
- a CDS encoding acyltransferase: MATRYSDVTLLPKEVTSKNLKMSSSWIEVDAGATVEFGLEVKLISAQITVGRGSELRIGGLSEIRGRIIIAPGCKVNIGEGLVCNSEIKIHAYEKGNVTIGKDCLFANPQLLSSDMHSIFSEDGERINHSRDIVLGDRVWLATNTLILKGAQISNDTVVGAGAVVSGRHPSKVVIGGNPAKVIKTGTTWSRFLVAGRPVDFGDDFSQSSLSLAARESRHQEVLSMGMPAWDSWRDMDVSNHYIFYYLAKSLLSSLFAKGNAVAEVDGRKVFLQDVYDCLVRSFELTDRRNFPCAAYAYLAAQMLGLPDSAKALHKEIKPSWSYIDGSAFQFKG, from the coding sequence ATGGCTACGCGTTACTCCGATGTGACATTACTTCCAAAAGAAGTAACTTCCAAAAACCTGAAGATGTCCTCTTCGTGGATTGAAGTTGATGCTGGTGCAACCGTTGAATTCGGTTTGGAAGTTAAGCTGATCAGCGCACAAATCACCGTAGGCCGTGGTTCCGAGCTTCGAATTGGTGGATTGAGCGAAATCCGTGGACGGATCATCATTGCACCGGGGTGCAAAGTTAATATTGGCGAAGGTCTGGTCTGCAATTCCGAAATCAAAATTCACGCTTACGAGAAGGGCAACGTGACAATTGGCAAAGACTGCCTGTTTGCGAATCCTCAGCTACTGTCGTCCGACATGCACTCGATTTTCTCCGAGGACGGAGAACGAATTAATCATTCCAGGGACATCGTTCTCGGTGATCGAGTATGGCTCGCAACCAATACATTGATCCTGAAAGGCGCTCAGATTTCCAACGACACTGTTGTTGGGGCGGGCGCCGTTGTCAGCGGTCGTCACCCAAGCAAAGTAGTAATCGGTGGCAACCCAGCGAAGGTCATCAAAACCGGCACCACCTGGTCGAGATTCCTCGTCGCAGGTCGCCCAGTCGATTTCGGTGATGACTTTTCTCAGAGTTCGCTCAGTCTGGCTGCTCGAGAGTCTAGGCACCAAGAAGTTCTATCGATGGGCATGCCTGCTTGGGATAGCTGGCGCGACATGGATGTGAGCAATCACTATATTTTCTATTACTTGGCCAAGAGTCTACTGTCATCACTGTTCGCTAAAGGAAATGCAGTAGCCGAAGTTGATGGACGCAAGGTTTTTTTACAAGATGTATATGACTGTTTAGTTCGGTCTTTCGAGCTAACTGATCGCCGAAACTTCCCGTGCGCCGCTTATGCTTATCTAGCCGCGCAGATGCTCGGGTTACCTGATAGTGCAAAAGCTTTGCACAAAGAAATCAAACCGTCTTGGAGTTACATAGACGGAAGCGCGTTTCAATTTAAAGGTTGA
- the dusA gene encoding tRNA dihydrouridine(20/20a) synthase DusA has translation MIQKKSFSPAESSAALSRRFSVAPMMDWTDRHCRFFLRLLSKHALLYTEMVTTGALLNGDHERFLRHNEAEHPLALQLGGSAALDLAACARMAQEHGYDEVNLNVGCPSDRVQNNMIGACLMGHPQLVADCVKAMRDAVSIPVTVKHRIGINGRDSYAQLCDFVGTVRDAGCTSFTVHARIAILEGLSPKENRDIPPLRYDVAAQLKADFPELEIILNGGIKTLEACHEHLATFDGVMLGREAYHNPYVLAEVDQQLFGSTAPVISRAEALAQLRPYIAAHLEAGGAMHHITRHVLGLGTGFPGARKFRQLLSVDIHKAKDPLALLDQAAALLEGR, from the coding sequence ATGATTCAAAAAAAGAGCTTTAGCCCAGCAGAATCAAGCGCCGCACTGTCTCGGCGCTTTAGCGTTGCCCCAATGATGGACTGGACCGACCGCCACTGCCGGTTCTTCCTGCGCCTGCTCTCCAAACACGCCCTGCTTTACACCGAAATGGTCACCACCGGTGCGCTGCTCAACGGTGATCACGAGCGTTTTCTGCGGCACAACGAGGCTGAGCATCCGCTGGCGTTGCAGTTGGGCGGCAGTGCTGCGCTGGATCTGGCGGCCTGTGCGCGGATGGCGCAGGAGCATGGGTATGACGAGGTGAACCTCAATGTCGGCTGCCCGAGTGATCGGGTGCAGAACAATATGATTGGTGCGTGCCTGATGGGGCATCCGCAGTTGGTGGCTGATTGCGTGAAGGCGATGCGCGATGCGGTGTCGATTCCGGTCACGGTCAAGCATCGGATCGGGATCAATGGACGCGACAGTTACGCGCAGCTGTGTGATTTCGTCGGTACGGTGCGCGATGCCGGCTGCACCAGCTTTACCGTGCATGCGCGCATTGCGATTCTTGAAGGTTTGTCGCCCAAGGAGAACCGCGATATCCCGCCACTGCGCTATGACGTGGCGGCGCAGCTAAAGGCGGACTTCCCGGAGCTGGAGATCATTCTCAACGGCGGGATCAAGACGCTGGAGGCCTGCCATGAGCATTTGGCGACCTTTGACGGGGTAATGTTGGGCCGTGAGGCGTATCACAATCCTTATGTACTGGCAGAGGTGGATCAGCAGTTGTTTGGCAGCACCGCGCCGGTGATCAGCCGGGCCGAGGCGCTGGCGCAGTTGCGTCCGTACATTGCCGCACACCTTGAGGCTGGCGGCGCGATGCACCACATCACCCGGCATGTCCTGGGGCTCGGCACAGGCTTTCCTGGGGCGCGCAAGTTTCGCCAGTTGCTGTCGGTGGACATTCATAAGGCTAAGGACCCACTGGCCCTACTCGATCAGGCGGCTGCGTTGCTGGAAGGCCGCTAG